Proteins found in one Ornithorhynchus anatinus isolate Pmale09 chromosome 8, mOrnAna1.pri.v4, whole genome shotgun sequence genomic segment:
- the CCNB2 gene encoding G2/mitotic-specific cyclin-B2 has translation MALLRRHPASRGLENADPEIQLKPKSHVTVRRGRPALGEIGNKVANRGVPVAKKAGSTKLPVTSTKGIVKATNVTAPKLPVPGRPVPKEAAVPKAPSPEPAPMDVSMSEEALCQAFSDKLLCSVEDIDGEDGGNPQLCSDYVKEIYQYLRQLEVQQSIHPNFLDGRELNGRMRAILVDWLVQVHSKFRLLQETLYMCVAIMDRFLQAQPVSRKKLQLVGVTALLLASKYEEIFSPDIRDFVYITDQTYTSSQIREMEVLILSELKFELGRPLPLHFLRRASKAGEADAEQHTLAKYLMELTIVDYDMAHYPPSAVAAAASCLSQKILGQGEWSPKQRYYTGYSEEEVWEVMQHMAKNVAKVNGNLNKFIAVKNKYASSKLMKISTIPQLNSKTIQDLAQPLLGRG, from the exons GCCTCTCGGGGGTTGGAGAACGCCGATCCGGAGATCCAACTCAAACCCAAGAGCCACGTCACCGTCCGAAGGGGCAGACCTGCTCTAGGAGAAATCGGAAACAAAGTCGCCAACAGAGGCGTTCCAGTAGCCAAG AAAGCCGGAAGCACCAAGCTTCCTGTAACATCCACAAAGGGAATCGTCAAAGCCACTAATGTCACTGCCCCCAAGCTCCCGGTTCCCGGCAGGCCGGTGCCGAAGGAAGCCGCCGTACCCAAG GCTCCGTCTCCCGAGCCGGCCCCTATGGACGTCTCGATGTCGGAAGAGGCCCTGTGCCAGGCCTTCTCGGACAAGCTTCTCTGCAGCGTCGAGGACATCGACGGCGAGGACGGGGGCAACCCCCAGCTGTGCAGCGACTACGTCAAGGAGATCTACCAGTACCTGCGGCAGCTGGAG GTGCAGCAGTCGATCCACCCCAACTTCCTGGACGGCAGGGAGCTTAACGGGCGCATGCGTGCCATCCTGGTGGACTGGTTGGTGCAAGTCCACTCCAAGTTCCGCCTGCTGCAGGAAACGCTGTACATGTGCGTGGCCATCATGGACCGCTTCTTACAG gctCAGCCGGTGTCTCGCAAGAAGCTTCAGCTGGTCGGCGTCACGGCTCTGCTGCTGGCTTCCAAGTACGAGGAGATCTTCTCGCCGGATATCCGGGACTTCGTCTACATCACCGACCAGACCTACACCAGCTCCCAGATCAGGGAGATGGAGGTCCTCATCCTGAGCGAGCTCAAGTTTGAGCTGGGccggcccctgcccctccacttccTGAGGCGGGCGTCCAAAGCGGGCGAG GCTGACGCGGAACAGCACACGCTGGCCAAGTACCTGATGGAGCTGACCATCGTCGACTACGACATGGCGCACTACCCTCCGTCCGCCGTCGCCGCcgcggcctcctgcctctctcagaAGATCCTGGGTCAAGGCGAGTGG AGCCCAAAGCAGCGGTACTACACTGGCTACAGCGAGGAGGAGGTGTGGGAGGTCATGCAGCACATGGCCAAGAACGTGGCTAAAGTCAACGGAAACTTAAACAAATTCATT gctGTCAAAAACAAGTACGCCAGCAGCAAGCTCATGAAAATCAGCACCATCCCTCAACTCAACTCCAAAACCATCCAGGACCTAGCCCAGCCTTTGCTGGGCAGGGGTTAG